One Clostridium sp. CM027 genomic window carries:
- a CDS encoding DUF1450 domain-containing protein, with protein MTEIKFCENNFTFGTDETMKKLKENYPGVDITAEACLGYCGDCAVGPYALVDDELIQAGTADELYKKIKSMM; from the coding sequence ATGACAGAAATTAAATTTTGTGAGAATAACTTTACGTTTGGAACAGATGAAACTATGAAAAAATTAAAAGAGAACTATCCAGGTGTAGATATAACAGCTGAGGCATGCCTGGGATATTGTGGAGATTGCGCAGTGGGACCTTATGCTTTAGTAGATGACGAACTGATACAGGCTGGTACCGCAGATGAATTATATAAGAAAATAAAAAGCATGATGTAA
- the hcp gene encoding hydroxylamine reductase, with product MQGKMFCFQCEQTFGGKGCTKVGVCGKTPEIAAMQDLLIYQLKGISCYATKLLAKGEKIDKSWVSFIENSLFMTLTNVNFDPESHMDMLKRSQVIKEDARKKAAGEEVNSEEALYNLSDTKQQILEDAKKAGVMYNEDLDADIRSVRETIKYGLKGIAAYAHQARCIKYNSDEVDDFYFIGLAVMTDDSLNLQDLIKYLVKTGDMCVKVMEVLDKANNEKYNSPTPTKVNVNIKKGPFIVVSGHDLRDLEMLLEQTEGKGINIYTHGEMLPSHGYPKLNKYKHLVGNFGGAWQDQQKEFDGIPGCILMTTNCLMKPRDSYKDRIYSTSVVGWDGLKHISNDENGYKDFSEMINKALELGGFEKDEEVKEILVGFGHKATLSHAETIVNAVKEGKIRHFFLIGGCDGARPGRNYYTEFAQQVPKDCIILTLACGKYRFNKLEFGEVAGLPRLLDVGQCNDAYSAVKIASALADAFKCSINDLPLAIVLSWYEQKAVADLLALLSLGVKGIYLGPTLPAFLSPNVLQFLVDTFDIKPISNPEDDLKQILG from the coding sequence ATGCAAGGAAAAATGTTTTGTTTTCAATGTGAACAAACTTTCGGCGGAAAAGGTTGTACCAAAGTAGGAGTCTGTGGAAAAACGCCTGAAATTGCAGCAATGCAGGATTTGCTCATTTATCAGTTAAAAGGAATAAGCTGTTATGCTACTAAACTTTTAGCCAAAGGCGAAAAAATTGATAAGTCATGGGTTTCATTTATTGAAAATTCATTGTTTATGACATTAACTAATGTAAATTTTGATCCTGAATCTCATATGGATATGCTTAAAAGATCTCAAGTAATAAAAGAGGATGCCAGGAAAAAAGCAGCAGGGGAAGAAGTAAATTCTGAGGAAGCTTTATATAATTTAAGTGATACTAAGCAGCAGATACTTGAAGATGCTAAAAAAGCTGGCGTTATGTATAATGAAGACTTAGATGCTGATATCCGTTCAGTTCGCGAAACTATAAAATATGGATTAAAAGGAATTGCAGCTTATGCACATCAAGCTAGATGTATTAAATATAATAGCGATGAAGTAGATGATTTTTATTTTATAGGTTTAGCAGTAATGACTGATGATAGTTTAAATCTACAAGATCTTATCAAGTATTTAGTTAAAACTGGAGATATGTGTGTTAAGGTTATGGAGGTATTAGATAAAGCCAATAATGAGAAATACAATTCTCCAACACCTACAAAGGTTAATGTAAACATTAAAAAGGGTCCATTCATTGTGGTTTCTGGTCATGATTTAAGGGATCTTGAAATGTTACTTGAGCAAACAGAAGGCAAGGGAATAAATATTTATACACATGGTGAAATGTTACCATCGCATGGATACCCAAAGCTCAATAAATACAAACATTTAGTAGGTAATTTTGGAGGAGCATGGCAAGATCAACAAAAAGAATTTGATGGTATACCTGGTTGTATTTTAATGACAACAAATTGCTTAATGAAACCAAGAGATTCTTATAAAGATAGAATATACTCAACAAGTGTTGTTGGTTGGGATGGTCTAAAACATATATCTAATGATGAGAATGGATATAAAGACTTCTCTGAAATGATAAATAAAGCACTAGAACTCGGTGGATTTGAAAAAGATGAAGAAGTTAAAGAAATTCTAGTAGGATTTGGTCATAAAGCAACTTTAAGTCATGCTGAAACAATCGTAAATGCAGTTAAAGAAGGAAAAATTAGACACTTCTTCTTAATTGGAGGATGTGATGGTGCAAGACCAGGAAGAAACTATTACACCGAATTTGCTCAGCAGGTGCCTAAAGATTGTATTATTCTTACTTTAGCTTGTGGAAAATATCGTTTTAATAAGTTAGAGTTTGGTGAGGTAGCAGGACTTCCAAGATTACTAGATGTAGGTCAATGTAACGATGCATATTCTGCTGTTAAAATTGCCTCAGCACTAGCTGATGCATTTAAATGCAGCATTAATGATCTACCACTGGCAATTGTTTTAAGTTGGTATGAGCAAAAAGCTGTTGCTGACCTATTGGCATTACTTTCACTTGGAGTGAAAGGGATTTACCTTGGACCAACGCTTCCAGCTTTCTTAAGCCCTAACGTATTACAATTTTTAGTTGATACTTTTGATATTAAACCTATAAGCAATCCAGAAGATGATTTAAAACAAATACTCGGATAA
- a CDS encoding Crp/Fnr family transcriptional regulator, with the protein MKECSCGNCNHSLCAKKVPIFSFLSDDELIKIVDMTGHKFYKKGDMLCSQGQKSDTLFIINEGQVKISKLTKEGKEQIVHIFTSGDFFGELSLFSSDEIYNFNVYAISDVKICTLTKQDMDKIIMSNPGISIKLLQVISKRLTQTENLAQNLATNDAEIRVAFMLLEFGEKYGVATNQGLQINLPINREEMANYVGVTRETISRKLSIFEESGIIILKGNKVVIIKQLDILKSYVE; encoded by the coding sequence ATGAAAGAGTGTAGTTGTGGAAATTGTAATCATAGCCTATGTGCTAAGAAGGTACCTATATTTTCATTCCTCTCTGACGATGAACTTATAAAAATTGTTGATATGACAGGGCATAAATTCTATAAAAAAGGAGATATGCTGTGTAGCCAAGGACAAAAATCAGATACATTATTTATTATTAATGAAGGTCAAGTAAAAATATCTAAGTTAACAAAAGAGGGTAAAGAGCAAATAGTTCATATCTTCACTAGTGGAGATTTCTTTGGAGAACTAAGCCTGTTCAGTAGTGATGAAATATATAATTTTAATGTTTACGCCATATCAGATGTTAAAATATGTACATTAACCAAACAAGATATGGATAAAATTATCATGAGCAACCCAGGAATATCAATAAAGCTATTACAAGTTATTTCAAAGCGTCTAACTCAGACTGAAAATCTTGCCCAAAATCTGGCTACTAATGATGCAGAAATAAGAGTTGCGTTTATGCTTTTAGAGTTTGGTGAAAAGTATGGAGTTGCTACAAATCAGGGTTTGCAAATCAACTTACCTATAAATAGGGAAGAGATGGCAAATTATGTTGGGGTAACGAGAGAAACCATAAGCAGGAAGCTCAGTATATTTGAAGAGTCGGGTATTATCATCCTTAAGGGTAATAAAGTGGTAATTATAAAACAATTAGATATATTAAAATCATATGTAGAATAG
- a CDS encoding hemerythrin domain-containing protein, protein MDAIDLMMDEHKYILRGLKLFKILSVEILNSNTVDFVSFEKMILFVRNYGDKHHHNKEEVVLFKKMETQLGQNMVKGPLSGMYIEHDLGRQHITLLEEALLRVKNGDLDSRVDIIANSVCYADLLTRHIDKEDKLIYTFARRALSQVDMEGVNVSCENIELEATKNQLQKEYISVLEELEKKYLD, encoded by the coding sequence ATGGATGCAATAGATTTAATGATGGACGAACATAAATATATTTTACGTGGATTAAAATTATTTAAGATATTAAGCGTAGAAATATTAAATAGTAATACTGTTGATTTTGTATCTTTTGAAAAGATGATTCTATTTGTTAGAAACTATGGTGATAAGCATCATCACAATAAGGAAGAGGTTGTCCTTTTTAAGAAGATGGAAACTCAACTAGGTCAAAATATGGTAAAAGGACCCTTATCTGGAATGTATATAGAACACGATTTAGGAAGGCAACATATAACGCTTTTAGAAGAAGCTCTTTTAAGAGTTAAAAATGGTGACTTAGATTCACGAGTGGATATAATCGCAAATTCTGTATGCTATGCTGATCTGTTAACAAGACATATTGATAAAGAAGATAAATTGATATATACCTTTGCTAGAAGAGCATTAAGCCAAGTGGACATGGAGGGCGTAAATGTAAGTTGTGAAAATATTGAATTAGAGGCAACTAAAAATCAATTACAAAAAGAATATATAAGTGTTTTAGAAGAATTAGAGAAGAAGTATTTAGATTGA
- the hcp gene encoding hydroxylamine reductase, translating into MAMFCYQCQEAANCKGCTVKGVCGKTESLAKAQDLLIYITKGISIYSVRARENGIVNKEVDAFIMESLFATITNANFDRNVFIKRIREGLRLREEVKGQLLKAGIKLSDKGENASWLTRIFNTFGFGKEEELNLPDAAVWFSNDLKAFDEKAGKVGVLSTENEDVRSLRELLIYGLKGMAAYAKHASSLGYNDDGLHAFTQKGLASTLNDNLSVDELVALVLECGKYGVDAMALLDKANTTSYGNPEITKVNIGVKNNPAILISGHDLKDMEELLKQTEGTGVDIYTHSEMLPANYYPSFKKYKHLVGNYGNAWWKQNQEFESFNGPILMTTNCIVTPKASYKDRIYTTGLTGFEGVKHIADGINGNSKDFSKIIKQAKKCAAPKEIEKGEIVGGFAHNQVIALADKIVDAVKSGAIKRFFVMAGCDGRMKSRDYYTEFAEKLPKDAVILTAGCAKYKYNKLNLGDIGGIPRVLDAGQCNDSYSLVVIALKLKEVFELDDINELPISYNIAWYEQKAVIVLLALLHLGVKNIHLGPTLPAFLSPNVVKVLVDSFGIGGISNVDDDIKMFMGA; encoded by the coding sequence ATGGCTATGTTTTGTTATCAATGTCAAGAAGCAGCTAATTGCAAAGGTTGTACGGTAAAGGGAGTTTGTGGTAAGACTGAAAGTCTCGCAAAAGCTCAGGACCTGCTAATTTATATAACTAAAGGAATATCTATATACAGTGTACGTGCTAGAGAGAATGGTATCGTTAATAAAGAAGTAGATGCTTTTATAATGGAAAGTTTATTTGCAACTATAACTAATGCAAATTTTGATAGAAATGTATTTATTAAAAGAATAAGAGAAGGTTTAAGATTAAGGGAAGAAGTAAAAGGTCAGCTTCTTAAAGCTGGAATTAAGTTAAGTGATAAAGGCGAAAATGCTAGTTGGCTTACAAGGATATTTAATACGTTTGGATTTGGCAAAGAGGAGGAATTAAACTTACCCGATGCAGCAGTTTGGTTTTCTAATGACTTAAAAGCATTTGATGAAAAAGCAGGAAAAGTTGGAGTACTCTCAACAGAGAATGAGGATGTAAGATCTTTAAGAGAATTGCTTATTTACGGACTGAAGGGAATGGCTGCGTATGCTAAGCATGCGAGTAGTCTTGGATACAACGATGATGGGCTTCATGCATTCACTCAAAAGGGGTTAGCATCAACGCTTAACGATAATTTAAGCGTTGATGAACTTGTGGCCTTAGTACTTGAATGTGGTAAGTATGGTGTTGATGCAATGGCTTTACTTGATAAGGCGAACACTACGAGTTACGGGAATCCTGAAATAACAAAAGTTAATATAGGAGTTAAAAATAATCCCGCTATATTAATTAGTGGACATGACTTAAAAGATATGGAAGAGTTATTAAAACAAACGGAGGGCACGGGAGTAGATATATATACTCACAGTGAAATGCTTCCAGCTAACTATTATCCTTCATTTAAAAAGTACAAGCACTTAGTTGGAAATTATGGCAATGCATGGTGGAAACAGAACCAGGAATTTGAAAGCTTCAATGGACCAATACTTATGACTACAAACTGTATTGTAACTCCAAAAGCATCTTATAAAGATAGAATATACACTACAGGATTAACAGGTTTTGAAGGCGTTAAGCATATAGCAGATGGAATAAATGGAAATTCAAAAGATTTTTCTAAAATAATTAAACAGGCTAAAAAATGTGCGGCACCTAAAGAAATTGAAAAAGGTGAAATAGTAGGAGGATTTGCTCATAATCAAGTGATAGCTCTTGCGGACAAAATTGTGGACGCTGTTAAATCTGGAGCAATAAAGAGATTCTTTGTAATGGCAGGCTGCGATGGACGAATGAAAAGCCGTGATTACTACACAGAATTTGCTGAAAAGCTACCAAAGGATGCAGTTATACTTACAGCCGGTTGCGCAAAATATAAATATAACAAGTTAAATTTAGGTGATATTGGTGGAATTCCAAGAGTATTGGATGCAGGACAATGTAATGATTCATACTCATTAGTAGTAATTGCACTTAAACTAAAAGAAGTATTTGAATTAGATGATATAAATGAACTTCCGATTTCTTATAATATTGCATGGTACGAGCAAAAGGCAGTTATAGTATTACTTGCATTACTGCATTTAGGAGTTAAAAATATTCATTTAGGACCAACACTACCAGCATTCCTATCACCAAACGTAGTAAAGGTATTGGTTGACAGCTTTGGTATTGGTGGAATAAGTAATGTAGATGATGATATAAAAATGTTTATGGGAGCATAA
- a CDS encoding polysaccharide deacetylase family protein, protein MRRKSNDFNTTSSTVNIVFFIVLCSLFYTSYTWFSKGAKAANAANATNATNATNATNAANVAADYDIQKISAIASCKGEKDGKKMAFLTFDDGPSTTVTPQVLDVLKNNNIKATFFTVGKFIESNNSSKVIIKRIFKEGHAIGNHSYSHSLKTLYPHNRLDVSTYMAEIEKTNNILKDILGQDFNDRAIRMPGGYMSRVYYKDPKLIELNAKLKEKDLYSIDWNAYIFDAEGKKKTAPELVEAFKKSVSTQEKVVVLMHDTYGKEETAKALPEIIDYLKINGYEFKIIK, encoded by the coding sequence ATGAGAAGAAAAAGTAATGATTTTAATACAACAAGTAGCACTGTAAATATAGTGTTTTTTATTGTATTATGCAGTTTATTTTATACAAGCTATACATGGTTTTCTAAAGGGGCGAAAGCCGCTAATGCCGCTAATGCCACTAATGCCACTAATGCCACTAATGCCACTAATGCTGCAAATGTTGCAGCTGATTATGATATACAAAAAATATCGGCCATAGCTAGCTGCAAAGGGGAGAAGGATGGCAAAAAAATGGCATTTCTTACTTTTGATGATGGGCCGTCTACTACGGTAACACCTCAAGTACTAGATGTATTAAAAAATAATAACATAAAAGCGACCTTCTTTACAGTTGGAAAATTTATAGAATCTAATAATTCGAGTAAAGTGATTATAAAAAGAATTTTCAAAGAGGGACATGCTATAGGAAATCATAGTTATAGTCACTCATTGAAAACCTTATATCCCCATAACAGACTTGATGTAAGTACTTATATGGCTGAAATTGAGAAAACTAACAATATCTTAAAAGATATTTTAGGACAGGATTTTAATGACCGAGCAATAAGGATGCCAGGTGGTTATATGTCTAGAGTGTACTATAAAGATCCTAAGTTGATTGAATTGAACGCTAAGTTAAAAGAAAAAGATCTGTATAGTATAGATTGGAATGCATACATTTTCGATGCTGAGGGTAAAAAGAAAACTGCACCCGAATTAGTAGAGGCATTTAAAAAATCTGTAAGTACACAAGAAAAAGTAGTAGTATTAATGCACGATACCTATGGTAAGGAAGAAACTGCAAAAGCATTACCTGAAATTATAGACTATCTAAAAATAAATGGATATGAATTTAAGATTATAAAATAA
- a CDS encoding MalY/PatB family protein — protein sequence MNIKEFCEKYSIDRLGTNSLKWDALDKRYGDKDLIAMWVADMEFKTPEVVVDALKKRIQHGIFGYSYVPESYYDAFIKWEKNEHNYEINKEWMRFSTGVVLALYWFVNAFTKPNDSVMIITPVYYPFHNAVNDNGRKLITSELINTNGVYTIDFENFEKNIVENDVKLFIQCSPHNPVGRVWTEEELDKVLSICKKHNVLVVSDEIHQDIIVGKNVQIPAAIVSCGKYADNLITVTAPSKTFNLAGLLNSHIIISNEEIRAKYDAYAKTVNQTEVNIMGLTAAEAAYSHGKEWLDSLLDVIRYNYNYVKTRLNEKAPKIIITPLEGTYLAWLDLREYIDPKDTKTFIQDKCRLAVDLGELFSKDCKGFVRLNMATDPKYVEMAVDNIIKNINSL from the coding sequence ATGAATATCAAAGAATTTTGTGAAAAGTATTCAATAGATAGGTTAGGGACAAACTCCTTAAAATGGGATGCACTAGATAAGCGTTATGGTGATAAAGATTTAATTGCTATGTGGGTTGCAGACATGGAATTTAAAACTCCTGAAGTTGTAGTTGATGCACTGAAGAAAAGAATTCAACACGGAATATTTGGATATTCTTATGTACCTGAATCCTATTATGATGCCTTCATTAAGTGGGAAAAGAATGAACATAATTATGAGATAAATAAAGAATGGATGCGTTTTTCAACTGGTGTTGTTCTTGCCTTATACTGGTTTGTTAATGCTTTTACAAAACCCAATGACTCAGTAATGATTATTACTCCAGTTTATTATCCCTTCCACAATGCGGTAAACGATAATGGAAGAAAATTGATTACATCGGAATTAATTAATACTAACGGAGTATATACTATTGATTTCGAGAATTTTGAAAAGAATATTGTTGAAAACGACGTCAAATTATTTATCCAATGCTCTCCTCATAATCCAGTTGGTAGAGTTTGGACAGAAGAAGAATTGGATAAAGTTTTGTCTATATGTAAAAAACACAATGTACTTGTTGTTTCAGATGAGATTCATCAGGATATTATAGTTGGAAAAAATGTTCAAATTCCAGCAGCGATTGTAAGTTGCGGAAAGTATGCAGATAATCTAATAACAGTTACAGCACCGTCAAAAACTTTCAATCTAGCTGGGTTATTAAATTCCCATATAATCATATCCAATGAAGAAATAAGAGCTAAATATGACGCTTATGCAAAAACTGTTAATCAAACAGAAGTAAATATCATGGGACTCACTGCAGCAGAAGCTGCTTATAGCCATGGAAAAGAGTGGTTAGATTCTTTACTAGATGTAATACGATATAATTATAACTATGTTAAAACCAGACTAAATGAAAAAGCACCAAAAATAATTATTACGCCATTAGAAGGAACCTATCTTGCTTGGTTAGATTTACGAGAATATATAGATCCTAAGGACACAAAAACCTTTATACAGGACAAATGTAGACTTGCTGTTGATTTAGGTGAGTTGTTTAGTAAAGATTGCAAAGGTTTTGTTAGACTCAATATGGCTACTGATCCCAAATATGTTGAAATGGCTGTAGACAACATCATAAAGAATATCAATTCTTTGTAA
- a CDS encoding dicarboxylate/amino acid:cation symporter codes for MKFLKNYKFSFILLGGMLVGSIVGWILGPKAVLLTPIADVFLNLLYCCVVPMIFVSLVSSIANMENLHKLGKVLSIMMVLFIVTEIIASVYMAVICGVFDPAHGANIVMNETVKDMTSSSNFLSMFTVNDFSLLWSRKNLMALIVFSMFFGVSTVAIGEKGKPVMQLFDSLSSVIMKMVGYVMLLAPIGLGAFFATLIGQYGDEIAGPLSRALIIYFIAALIYFFLANTIFAFIGDGNRGIRNFWKHIVPPALTSLGTCSSAASIPSNLIASKNIGIPEDIKNITIPMGCNLHKDGACLISILKIAFMCSIFNINFLDPKNLLTAIVVSVVASSVMGAIPAGGYVGEIFIVAAFGFPAVSIPIMVLIGTITDAPATAINATGDTGVAMIISRIIEGKNWADKKIATNKISHIETESFM; via the coding sequence ATGAAGTTTTTAAAGAATTATAAATTTTCTTTTATCCTCCTTGGGGGAATGTTAGTAGGGTCCATTGTAGGATGGATACTTGGACCAAAAGCTGTACTTCTTACTCCTATAGCAGATGTTTTTCTAAATTTATTATATTGTTGTGTAGTCCCTATGATTTTCGTATCTTTAGTATCTTCCATTGCTAATATGGAGAATTTGCACAAACTTGGTAAAGTGTTATCTATCATGATGGTATTGTTTATTGTAACAGAAATCATAGCCAGCGTTTATATGGCTGTCATCTGTGGAGTGTTTGATCCAGCTCATGGAGCAAATATCGTTATGAATGAAACAGTAAAGGATATGACGAGCAGTAGTAATTTTTTATCGATGTTTACAGTAAATGACTTTTCACTGTTATGGTCAAGAAAAAATTTGATGGCTTTAATTGTTTTTTCTATGTTTTTTGGAGTATCTACTGTTGCTATAGGAGAAAAAGGAAAACCTGTAATGCAATTATTTGACTCACTATCTAGTGTTATTATGAAAATGGTTGGATATGTCATGCTTTTAGCCCCAATAGGACTAGGTGCATTCTTCGCTACTTTGATTGGGCAGTATGGTGATGAAATTGCAGGACCACTATCAAGAGCATTAATAATATATTTTATAGCGGCTCTAATATATTTCTTTTTAGCAAATACTATTTTCGCTTTCATTGGTGATGGAAATAGAGGAATTAGAAATTTTTGGAAACACATTGTTCCGCCAGCTTTAACATCTTTAGGTACGTGCTCTAGTGCTGCAAGTATTCCGAGTAATCTTATTGCCTCAAAAAACATTGGCATTCCAGAAGATATTAAGAATATTACTATTCCTATGGGTTGTAATCTTCATAAAGATGGAGCGTGTTTAATTTCAATTTTAAAAATTGCATTTATGTGTTCTATTTTTAACATTAACTTTCTGGATCCTAAAAACTTATTGACTGCTATTGTAGTATCTGTAGTAGCCTCATCAGTAATGGGTGCAATACCGGCAGGTGGCTATGTTGGAGAAATATTTATTGTAGCTGCTTTTGGATTTCCGGCTGTTTCAATTCCAATTATGGTTTTAATTGGAACAATAACAGACGCACCAGCAACAGCAATTAACGCTACTGGTGATACTGGGGTTGCAATGATTATTTCTCGCATTATTGAAGGTAAAAACTGGGCTGATAAAAAAATTGCCACTAATAAAATATCTCATATAGAAACAGAATCATTTATGTAA
- a CDS encoding transcriptional regulator, producing MSSKLIQNKLNKYIPLVDFIAAILGKNSEVALHDLTDLDHSIISIKNNYISKREVGAPATDLILKILKENSNEKNDFITNYNGDNKINNSLRSSTFFIRDDDMNLIGLISVNTDETALNTLMETVSKVYSLYKKEPELERKDDSESENLSSIIEELAQCSINKITSAKGITIEYLKQEDKIHIVEELHQKGIFLLKGAVKQLAKTLGSSEATIYRYVQKIKNQE from the coding sequence ATGTCATCTAAACTTATACAGAATAAATTAAATAAATATATTCCGTTGGTAGATTTTATTGCTGCGATTTTGGGTAAAAATAGTGAAGTGGCTTTACACGACTTAACAGATTTAGACCATTCTATTATTAGTATAAAAAATAACTATATTTCCAAAAGAGAAGTTGGTGCTCCTGCAACAGATTTAATTTTAAAAATACTAAAAGAAAATTCAAATGAAAAAAATGATTTTATTACTAATTATAACGGAGATAATAAAATAAATAACTCCCTACGTTCGTCAACTTTTTTTATAAGAGATGATGATATGAATTTAATTGGTCTTATATCTGTGAACACTGATGAAACAGCACTTAATACTTTGATGGAAACTGTTTCAAAGGTATATTCTCTTTATAAAAAAGAACCTGAATTAGAACGTAAAGATGATAGTGAATCAGAAAATCTCTCTTCAATCATTGAAGAATTAGCTCAATGTTCAATTAATAAAATAACCTCTGCTAAAGGTATTACTATTGAATATTTAAAACAAGAAGATAAGATTCATATAGTCGAGGAACTTCATCAAAAAGGAATCTTTCTATTAAAAGGTGCCGTTAAACAACTTGCTAAAACATTAGGCTCATCAGAAGCCACCATTTATAGATATGTTCAGAAAATAAAAAACCAAGAATAA
- a CDS encoding polysaccharide deacetylase family protein — translation MRIKSNKFKTIRNTVIIVFSIILCALFYTGYTWVSEVNVQAKGNQVLQAKAQEIKEKDEADKKAKDLNTKAANAAADYDIQKVSDISSGRGVKDGKKIAFLTFDDGPSTTVTPQVLDVLKDNKIKATFFTVGNLIESNNSSKELIKRISKEGHSIGNHSYSHSMKTLYPHNRLDVSIYMAELEKTNNILKDILGQDFNARAMRMPGGYMSRVYYDDPNLTELNAKLKEKDMYSIDWNAYIFDAEGKNKTAPELVEAFKESVGTQEKIVVLMHDTYGKEETAKALPEIIDYLKINGYEFKIIK, via the coding sequence ATGAGAATAAAAAGCAATAAATTTAAGACAATAAGAAACACTGTAATTATAGTATTTTCTATTATATTATGTGCTTTATTTTATACAGGGTATACATGGGTTTCAGAAGTGAATGTTCAAGCCAAGGGAAATCAGGTATTACAGGCTAAGGCACAGGAAATAAAGGAAAAAGACGAAGCGGATAAGAAAGCTAAAGATTTAAATACTAAAGCCGCCAATGCTGCAGCTGATTATGATATACAAAAAGTATCAGATATATCTAGCGGTAGAGGCGTGAAAGATGGTAAGAAAATCGCGTTTCTTACTTTTGATGATGGCCCATCTACTACTGTAACACCACAAGTACTAGATGTATTAAAAGATAATAAAATAAAAGCAACCTTCTTTACTGTTGGAAACCTTATAGAATCTAATAATTCAAGTAAAGAGCTTATAAAAAGAATTTCCAAAGAAGGACATTCTATAGGAAATCATAGCTATAGTCATTCAATGAAAACATTATATCCTCATAACAGACTTGATGTAAGTATTTATATGGCTGAACTTGAGAAAACTAACAATATCTTAAAAGATATTTTAGGACAAGATTTTAATGCACGAGCAATGAGAATGCCAGGTGGATATATGTCTAGAGTGTACTACGATGATCCTAATTTGACTGAATTGAATGCCAAGTTAAAGGAAAAAGATATGTATAGTATAGATTGGAATGCATATATTTTCGATGCTGAGGGTAAAAACAAAACTGCACCCGAATTAGTAGAGGCATTTAAAGAATCTGTAGGTACACAAGAAAAAATAGTAGTATTAATGCACGATACATATGGTAAGGAAGAAACTGCAAAGGCATTACCTGAAATTATAGACTATCTAAAAATAAATGGATATGAATTTAAGATTATAAAATAA
- a CDS encoding N-acetylmuramoyl-L-alanine amidase, translated as MKKKLSKISIKALFVFLLILGLLFISNPVKKGANANPQIINNHEQKSNTSNFTVCIDAGHGGYDVGATNSSNIFEKDVTLAIALKVGDLLEKDGIKVLYTRTTDKVSWPSDNKLDLRARVKVSNEAKADAFVSIHCNAATDSSYHGVETWCRFPNTDGEKLAKSIQKELGNSNYSADRGLKYESNGHSLAVLRLNNSVSALIEIGFLSNSSDANFVTSESGQDVCANSIAKGILNYKSSVKK; from the coding sequence ATGAAAAAAAAGTTGTCGAAAATAAGTATAAAAGCACTCTTTGTATTCTTATTAATCTTGGGATTGCTATTTATTAGTAATCCAGTAAAAAAAGGAGCGAATGCTAATCCACAGATTATTAATAACCACGAGCAAAAGAGTAATACTTCTAATTTTACAGTATGTATTGATGCAGGCCATGGCGGATATGATGTTGGTGCTACAAACTCATCGAATATTTTTGAAAAGGATGTAACATTAGCAATTGCTCTTAAAGTAGGCGATCTCTTAGAAAAAGATGGTATTAAGGTGTTATATACAAGGACTACTGATAAAGTGTCCTGGCCCTCTGATAATAAGCTAGATCTTAGAGCAAGAGTTAAAGTATCAAATGAGGCTAAAGCAGATGCATTTGTATCTATACATTGCAATGCTGCTACTGACTCTAGTTATCATGGAGTAGAAACCTGGTGTAGGTTTCCTAATACTGATGGTGAAAAACTTGCTAAAAGCATCCAAAAGGAACTTGGTAATAGTAATTACTCCGCCGATAGAGGTTTGAAATATGAATCTAATGGACACTCATTGGCTGTATTACGGCTTAATAATTCTGTTTCCGCATTAATTGAAATAGGTTTTTTAAGTAATTCTTCAGATGCTAATTTTGTAACATCTGAAAGTGGACAAGATGTATGTGCTAATAGTATAGCAAAAGGAATTTTAAATTATAAGTCATCAGTTAAAAAGTAA